A genomic stretch from Streptomyces venezuelae ATCC 10712 includes:
- a CDS encoding HU family DNA-binding protein has translation MNKAQLVEAIADKMGGRQQAAEAVDHVLDAIVRAVVGGDRVSVTGFGSFEKVDRPARYARNPQTGERVRVKKTSVPRFRAGQGFKDLVSGSKKLPKGGEVSVKKAPKGSLTGGASATVKKAAAKKATTAKKAAAKKATPAKKTATAAAKKATPAKKTTTAAAKKTSAAAKKTTTAAAKKTSAATKKTTTAAAKKATKATAKKTAPAAKKATATKAPAKKTTARKTTAKKTAAKK, from the coding sequence GTGAACAAGGCGCAGCTCGTAGAAGCGATTGCCGACAAGATGGGCGGTCGCCAGCAGGCCGCCGAAGCCGTCGACCACGTGCTCGACGCCATCGTGCGTGCCGTGGTCGGCGGCGACCGGGTCTCTGTGACGGGTTTCGGCTCGTTCGAGAAGGTCGACCGCCCGGCCCGCTACGCCCGCAACCCGCAGACGGGTGAGCGGGTGCGGGTCAAGAAGACCTCGGTCCCCCGCTTCCGTGCCGGTCAGGGCTTCAAGGACCTGGTCAGCGGCTCGAAGAAGCTCCCCAAGGGCGGCGAGGTCTCCGTCAAGAAGGCCCCCAAGGGCAGCCTGACCGGCGGCGCCTCCGCCACCGTGAAGAAGGCCGCCGCCAAGAAGGCGACCACCGCCAAGAAGGCCGCCGCGAAGAAGGCGACCCCGGCGAAGAAGACCGCCACGGCCGCCGCGAAGAAGGCGACCCCGGCGAAGAAGACCACCACGGCCGCCGCGAAGAAGACCTCCGCCGCCGCCAAGAAGACCACCACGGCCGCCGCGAAGAAGACCTCCGCCGCGACCAAGAAGACCACCACGGCCGCCGCGAAGAAGGCGACCAAGGCCACCGCCAAGAAGACCGCGCCGGCCGCGAAGAAGGCCACGGCGACGAAGGCGCCCGCGAAGAAGACGACGGCGCGCAAGACGACCGCCAAGAAGACCGCCGCCAAGAAGTAG